The sequence TCTTTTAACAATTCATTTATTGCCTTTTTCGAAAGTGAAGCCGGAATATCTTTTTCGTTGTCAATTGAAGGAATATGTAGGTGAGCCGACATGATACTTGATGCTCCGGCCTCAATCATTTTTTTAAACGGATATAGGTCTATTTCGTCTATTTGTTCAAAGCTGTGGTTTAATACCGGCATTCCAAGGTGAGAGTCAGTATCAGTATCTCCGTGACCGGGGAAATGCTTGGCATTATCCAGTATATTTTCGCTCTGCAGGCCTTTAATGAATGCTACTCCTTTATTGGCAACCCTATATTTGTTTTCGCCGAATGACCTGTAATTAATAACAGGGTTTTCAGGGTTGTTGTTAATGTCTACAACCGGAGCCAGAGGACTTTGTGAACCAATTCTTTTAAGCTGTTTTGCCAAATTTTTTGCATAGTCATATATAAGAGAATCTTCTTCAATAGCTCCTAATGCCATGTTGTACGGGAAGGTTACAGCATCGTCAAGTCGCATTCCAAGACCCCACTCTGCATCGATATTTATAAAGATTGGTATTTTTGCCTCTTGTTGAAATTTATTGGTCAGATAAGCCTGATTTTTTATGTTACCCTGAAAAAATGTGATACCACCAATATTGAATTTTTTAATGCTCTCTATAACCCTGTATACATTTTCAGATTCTATATCAGTAGAGAATGCTTCAACAATAAATAATTGTCCAATTTTTTCTTTCAGGTTTAACGACTGAAGTTTTTTGTTAACCCACTTACTGTCAAGATATTTTTTATATGGCGCTGCACTCATTTTTTCATTTTTTAAGTGTGCAAATGTAGTAATTTATGGCGGTTAAGATTAATGTAAAATTATAGATTATTGAGGCAATCTATCATTACATTTGTAAAGCAAATTATCAATGCTAACTTGTAATTTTTTCTATTATGTCACAGTTTTATGGAAAGCTTTTCGAAAATCACAGGAGAATAGAAGAGAACCCTCATCTGGAGAAAGTTATTGAGCTCTCTGACAGGTTGTTGAAGCTTTTATTTCCGGAACGATGTTCGAAGGAATATATGATGCAACGGGAGCTGGAATTGGATTTTGAAGAATTGCAAATAGAGTTTATTCATCTTGTATCAAAGGTTAAACCATTTTTGAAAGATTCCTGCGAGCAAATTGTAGAAAAGTTCTTTTCAAAAATCCCTGATATCTATGAGGAAATAAAGAAAGATGCAACCGCAATTGCCAATAATGATCCTGCAGCTAATGATGAGTTAGAGGTTATTAAAACATATCCGGGTTTTTATGCAATAGCAGTTTACAGGCTGGCACATGAATTACATCTGTTGAATGTTCCTTATATTCCAAGGGTTCTCACCGAAGGTGTTCACAGTAAAACGGGAATAGATATCCATCCGGGGGCAACAATAGGCTCAAGCTTTTGTATAGATCATGGTACCGGAATTGTTATTGGAGAAACATGTAAGATAGGGGAGAATGTTAAGGTATACCAGAATGTAACTTTAGGAGCCTTAAGTGTAGATAAAAATATGTCGGATACAAAGAGGCATCCTACTCTGGGCAATAATGTAATAGTATACTCCGGTGCTACAATTTTAGGGGGAGAAAGTGTTATTGGAGATAATACAATTATCGGAGGTAACGTTTGGCTAACCCATGGCGTTCCTGCAAATGTAAAAGTTTACAACAGGTCTGAGGTAGTTATTAAAGAATAAAGATCAAAGATACCTGCCTGCGTGACTCAGTTAGGCAGGAAAGATCAAAGAAAAAAGATACCTGCCTGCGTGACTCAGTCAGGCAGGAAAGAAAAAAGATAAAAGAAAAAAGATAAAGCGACGAAGGAGCTTCAGCGAGCAACCGTTGAAAAACGAAGTGCCAGCGAGCTAAAAGAAAAAAGATCAAAGATAAAAGAGGAAAGATAAAAGAGGAAAGATAAAAGAGGAAAGAATGAAGCCTGCCACACTTTGCTTGGATAAAATATTGAAGGATAAAGTTTGTTTACTGTTGTGGCAAAGTCTAAAATCTAATGTCTACATACTAAATGTTAAATACTAAATGTTAAATAAGAATGCCGTATAGAAACGTAAAACACATTTTTTTCGATTTAGATCACACACTTTGGGATTTTGAAAAGAACTCAGAGGAAGCTCTGGGTGAAATTATTTCGCAATGCAGGGAGTATTGTGATTTTAGGTTTACTATTGACGAGTTTCTTGATGTATATAAGCCGCTGAATGTATTGATGTGGAAATTATATAGAGAAAATAAAATCACAAAAAACGAACTGCGTATAAGAAGGTTTTCCGATGCATTAGATCATTTTGGGATTAGTGATTTGGGGGTTGCAAATCATATGGCATATGCTTATGTGAGTATTTCACCCAGGAAAACAAACCTCTTTCCTCATGCAATGGAAGCCTTAGAATATTTAAACGAAAGATATAAGCTGCATATTATTACAAATGGCTTTGAGGAGATACAGTTTACAAAGTTGAAGATGTCGAATATAGAGGTGTTTTTCGATGAGGTAATAACTTCGGAAGCTATTGGTGTAAAAAAGCCGGATCCTTTAATTTTTTCATATGCTTTGGAGAAAACCGGTGCTAAACCGCACGAAAGTTTGATGATTGGCGATAATTACGAAGCAGATATTTTGGGAGCACTGAATTCGAAAATGCCGGCCATATATTTCAATATGGATCAGAAAAATGAGCTGCACGCGAATGTTAGGCAAATTACAAACTTGAAGGAGTTGACGAGTTTTTTGTGATACTCCACGTTTTTTATACTTTGCGCTCTTTGCGCGATCCTTTGTGTACTTTGCGGTTAAACTTTCATTACTGTACCTCAGGGTGCTTCAGTTGAATCGCCTGCAGTTAATAATAATGCCTCATATTTTAACTCCAGGGTAGATGCTATTTTTACAGCTTCCTTCAGTATGTTTTCATCTGTCGATTTTAATTTCAATATTAAATCTCCGTTGTTTAACGTATCAACACTCCATTCTAAAACATTTTCTTTATGCTCTATATTATAAGCTTTTTTTAAAGAGTTTACAGAAGTTTCGAATACTGATATTCTGTCGCCTTTAGAAACATTTTGGCATGAAATAAGTGAGATAATAATAAGTAGTATCGGTAAGATTTTTTTAAACATAGTCAGATTTGTGATTATTTCCTCTATGATACTCATAGAAAAAAAATATTGCAGGGGAAAGGTAATAATAAATTAAGCCTTCATTGGAAGGTAGTTATTCATGAAGGCTTAACTGTATAATATTATGGATGTCTTATTTAGTCAGCGTTGTGAAAGATTTTCCAATATTTTTACCCATTTTCGAAAATGAATAGTCAAAAGCTCCGAACATCTGGCTAATATAGTACTTCCCAATTGGGCTTTCCCATATTTTAATGTATTCATCCAGTTTTTCATCGCTTATGTCTTTATACGTATATAGTGACATTGCAATAATTTGATTTGTCATTTGTTGGGAGAAATCTGCGGGTAGTGATTCGTTCAACCTGTTTTTGATTTCTTCTTGTGATATTTGCTCCTTATTTGGCATACTGTAATTAACTCCTTTTATCATTGCAAGAACCACATTGTTTAACAAATTAACCAACATTTCAGATGTTCCAAGTTCATTGTTGAGTGTTACTAACTGTTGAATTCTTTCCTGTGAAGGAGGGTTATTTTGCATATTCTGAAAAAATGCAATTTGTTCCTGCTGATTTTTTGGATCATTAGCTTCAAGTTCCACTTTGTTAAACTCCTTCATTAGAGGATTATCATATATCGAAATTACTTTCTTTAAACTGTCTTCGTTTGAATTCAGTTCAAAGTATTCTATAATGTATTTTTCGGCATCTTTAGAGTTTAATCCTGATTTCATTATTGAATTGAACTTCTGAAAGTCCTCCTCAGTCTTAAACGAAGATTTCTTGGCAGCAGCCTGTGCTTCAAATATCGCATCGAATTGCTTTATTTGCTCTGTTGATCCGGTTTTTCCAAGTAGTTCTACTACAGTTTCATGTTTACTTTGTGAGAAAGCTGTTAAACTAAATAGAGTTATTGATAATAAGGTGAAAAATTTAATCTTCATTTTTTTTTTGATTAATTATAGGTGATTATTTATTTACTGAAGTTTTATATTTTATGAAGAATCATCGCCGGGTGATAGAAATGATTTATCGCTATCAATCGAATTCTCATATTTATAAGGGGCTAAAAATAATGATTTATACTAAATGAATTTCAGAAAGTATTATTAAAACCAAAATATTCGCTTTTCACACCCTGCATAAGTCTTCAAAAACCAAAATATTTCATTATTTCGCATATGTAAAATAGCAGCAGCTAGCAACCAGTAACCAGCAACCGGTAACTATAAGTGAATTGTATATTTTTTTAGGGTTTATTGAGTGTAAAAGCAATGGCAGAGTAGCTGGTGTTATTATTTGCATACTCTGCCATCATAACTATTTAATATTTTTTTAAAATATTGTCAATTAGTTTGAACCCAGCATAACTGTAAATCCAACTTTTAATCCGAAAGTCCCTATTACCATTCTTTCGTTATCTTCATTATCTTCTTTGTCTTTTACAGTTAAGGAGTTATAGCCTGCCAAAAAGTCAAGAGTTACTTTATCTCCCAGTGGAGCAGCAATTCCTACTCCTCCTCCAAATGACATTATTCCTGTTTTAGACTCTTCAACACCCCCATCATCCTCGTATTTATCTTTAAGAGATCCGAAAGAACTGTTTAGTTCGAAATATGGCAGCACTTTTGATGTTGGAATATAATACCTTATAAATGGACCTGTAGAAAACAATGTTTGAGTGTATTTATAATCCCCGTCACCATTTTTACTAGATGAAAAAGCAAGATTGAAATTAAGTCCCATAGCTAAATTATCACTAACAAAATATCCCGCTTTTGGCAATAAATTAATGTTTGTCATTTTTTCAGTATCTGAGTCGTCGTCCTGTCCATCACTTTTAAATTTTATTGATGTAAATCCAATATTCATTAAATCGGAGCCTGTACCTGCTATACTAAGGGTAGAGGATACTCCAATTAGAACATTTCCTTTGTTTGTTTGTGTCGTCTGGGCATTTAGTAAGCCCATGCCTATTGTTAATAATAGGACTGTTAAGAGTGATAAATTCTTCATAATATTTCATTTTTAGTTTATCATATACTTAAGTTCATAATTCTAATCATATATATACTTATTAACGGTTATTTCCAACATTGCAGTTATACCGGCAGCAAGAATTAATTCTGTTTTTTCATCAAGATTATTTCCCAGCCAAACTATACAATCGTTTTGTCCCATGGTTCCGCCGCCATAATATTGAAATGCAGCGACTGATTCCTGATCGTAATAGAATTCATAACCTGAAGCAGGTGGTATGGGGAAGTTATCAAAGTACGTCCATTCCTCATCAGAGGTAATATGATATATTAAGAATTTTTCCTCACCATTGGTAAGTACGGCATAGTAATCACTTCCTTCTTCTACATCGAATTTTTCTATCATGAATAATGACCATATTTCGGTAGTGTCTTTCTCAATAGTAATAAAAGCTGCAAAATCGAGCGAATTAAGCAGGAGCTCATCCTCACCTGCAGTAAAATGAATGTCGTAATCTCTGTTGTTGATTGTTAAAAATTCTATCTCATGAGTAGCCTTTATATTTATTTCTTTCGTGGCTCTTACCCAGGCAGCCATCCCGTTTGTTTTGTTCATTAATTTCAACGAGAATTTATGGGAGGTTTCACTTTCCGATTTTGTGCCAAAAAAGTTTGAACTGCTCTTTGTTTTTTCCCATCCCGATTTACTTTCAACAACAGCGTAATCGCCGAAACTTATTTTGTGGGTTTTACCCATCCATTGTGTGCCAAGTTTTACCTTGAATTTTTGCGAATTTGACGAAAGATTTTCGCTTATGATAAGAGGTTTGGGAGTGCCACACCCAAATAAGATAAGGAGTAGTAAGAAGAAATATAGCTTAATATTATGATAAGCCCCTAACATTCATTTTTAGCTTAAATGAATATAATTAGAATTAAAAATATATGGTTTAGAATGCTGTTTGAGTAAGTATTATAAAGGTAGGGAATTTATTGGCTAAATTAAAATCCACATTGGCCATAAAAAAAAGAGACTGTCTCAAACGGTGCTATGCTGCACTAATGAGACAGTCTCCTGTACTTTTGATTTTATTTACTTAAAGGAAAGTTCTTATTTTTTAGGTAACTCCTCTTCTAATTTTTTAAGCTGATTTTTCTCTCCTAAAATGATCTCTTTCATTTTGTTGATTTTTTCTTCAGCCTGTTTTATTTTATCATTTTTATCCTTGGCTTCTTCAGTGCTAATTTCTCCTTCTTTCTCCTGTTTTAGCACTTTTTCTTTAGCCTCTTTTATTTTTTCGTCATAGCTCTTAACTTTTTCTTCCTGAGCTTTAACGTCTTTATCAGCCTCTTCTCTTTTTGCTTCTGCTTTAGCCATTGCATCTTCAGATCTCTGTTTCCCGAAATCTTTTCCTCTCATCTCGCCTTTGTTTTTACCATAGGCGTTTCCTTTGTTTTCCTTGTCTTCAGATTTGTTTTTCTTCTTCTCTACAGACTTTTTCTCTTTAGCCTGTTTATCATCTTCTTTAAGCTCCTCTTCTTTAGAATCGGCTTTTTCGTTTTTCTTCCCTTGCTGCTCTTTTTCTTGAACAAGTTCGGTATTTTGCTTGTTTTTGCCCTTGTTTCCTTTTTGTCCGTTTCCTTTTTCCTGAGCATTAGTAACTTGTAATGCCGCGAATATAGCTAGAGCTAGTAGTACTTTCTTCATCGTATTATAGTTCGTTTAATAGGTTTTCAACCTGGTTTTGTAGAGTGTCAATTTTTGCTTTTGAAGAATCCAAAACTTCATCTAACTTTTGGTTAGACTGTTCGATAGCTTCGATTTTTTCTTTTGATAATTCAATTTTTTCTTCCGTTTTTTCTGTTCCTTCCGAACATGACAACATTAGTCCTAAAATAGGAAGCAGTAGGATGCTTTTTTTCATTTTTACTTATTTTAATTGTTAATATTTAGTTCTATCCGGTATTCAATTTGCCAGATAAATATAGTGGTTTAAATCAATTTATATAATACTCAAATGTGAATAATAACAAATAGACCAAAACAAAGTTGAAACGGTTTATTTTTTCAGTACCTCAATTAGAGGTGGATAATAAGTTATAGGGGTAGAATGTGGCCAAAAGTAATATTTTTCTTTTACCGAATTAAGAAAAATTCTACGGTTGTGGTTATTTGGACGATAAACTTTCCAAATTCACATCACATTTGCATTCCAACCTTTGGACGACCCTGATGACTTGTTTTCAATTCCATAAATATTTGACCGAAAACATATAGTATAAATTTTGTCAGGGGTGTGCGGAAAATAATTTAATTCAGGATCTTTTTCATATCCAGTTTCGATAGCCCGTTGTAGAAATTAATACGGGCTATAAACTCTCCAATAGCGAAAAGAGCTATGCTTAACATATAGTGAAACGACAGGGCAAGTGAGACATATGCCAGTGCCACAAACGTGAAACGCAGTGCAATTGCCGCTGTGTTTTTCTTCGCTTTGTTGAGATTGAGGATCGTGAAAAGTGCCAACCTCAGTAGCATTATTACAAGCAGGACGTTGTATAATCCGGCAAATAGGAGGTAGAACGAAAGTGCTACAAATACAGCCTGTGCCGAATGTATTTTTATTTTGTTGTTTCGCTGTACAGGGCGGTATAGCATATCTATGGCAATTAGCAGTAGCATTCCCTGTATCAGAATTATGTAATCGGGGATGTTGTAAATAAACAGATCGATAAATGCAGAGGTCGAGAATGTTGCGAAAAGAAAAATTTCTCTGCTCAACCACGATTTGCGTATGTTGAGTATCGCACGCCAGAATCTCAGTTTTTGTCCCAGATGCATAAGGCTTAAAACAGATGCTATTCCAGCAGTTGCTATAAATGCTATTTTAGAAATAAGGCTCGCTTCGTTAAAATTAATACTCGCATAAAGCGGTATCATTATCGCAATTACCGAAGTAAATATCAGCAGTGGAACTTCGTCGGCAGCTGTGATGTCTTTCTTGTGTTTTACTACTTTCTGTTCTTCCTCAATTGGATCGAACAAACTCATATCCATTTTTGGCCCTTTACTATCTCTCAGTTCTATTATTTCGATAGACGGAATAGTGTTTATTGGGAGATGCAGATTGTTGTGTAATGTTGTTTTGTCAACTTCGCCGGAGGAGAAATCAAGTGCTCCCGTTGGGCATGTGCTAACACAGGCGGGTTGTTCGTTTTGTATAAGTCTTTGTTCGCAGAAATTACATTTAGAAACCACACCTTCTGCAAAACTGTATTTTGGAGCGTCGTAGGGGCAGTTCCATGTGCAGTACTGGCAACCGATGCACTTATCGGCTTCGTGGATAATAGCACCTGTCAGCAGGCTTCGCGAATAGGCTTCGGCAGGGCAGTTGTCCATACAAACAGCTTCCTCGCAGTGGTTGCACGACATGCTGAAATTAAAAAGACCTAATCCCGGTATTTTATTGGCGTTACTCTTGTTTATATTTCGCCAGTTTTCGGGTTCCTGCAGTCCGTTTTCGTTAATACAGGCAACAACACAGGCTTCACAGCCCACGCACTTATTTTCATCGAATATGAAATAATTTTTGCCCATTATTTAGTTAACTTTTTCAACTTCAACCATATTGTCGTGAAAGGCTGTTCCATGACCCATGTCTGTTTCTCTTCCCTTCGATAAAAGGTTCGGACTTCCGCCTTCGGAGTTCCAGTATCCGTTTGTAATAACAATATTTCCCGGACGTATGCTATTGTCAATCTCTGCTTTAATTTGCAATTCACCTCTTTTGTTAAACACCCTTATCAGGTCGCCGTGTTTTATTCCGCGTTCCTTCGCATCGCGGTAACTCACTGTCGCCACAGGGTAGGGTGCAAGCGATCTGATAGACTTTAAATTCCCGAATTGCGAATGTATCCTGTTTTTCGTATTCGGACTCATCAGACTTAAGGGATATAATTGCTTTTTCTTACTCTTTTGACCTTCGATAAGGGCTTCGTAGCTTGGAAGAGGATTAACTCCCCATAATTTAGCCGAGCGTTCTGAGTAAAGCTCTATTTTGCCCGATGGTGTATTGAATTTCAGATCCGCGAAAGCTATTTCCTCCAGTCCGGGTGCCAATATCGGCCCCTGTTTTAGTTTTTCGAGAGATAAGTCTTTGTATTTGTCCAGATATTTATTCAGCCACTTATCTATTGCCTCGTCGTTTGGAGCAGGGAAGTTCTTTTCAATTACATCGCTGTCGAAATTTAACCTTCTGGTAAGCTCGTAATATATTTCACTTTCGGGTTTTACCTCATCCGGTGGATTTACCACTTTTTGCTTTAACTGCACATAAGGATTCCAGTACGAACCAATAATATCGCTCTGTTCGAACATCGATTTTGCAGGAAGTATTATATCTGCTTCCCGTGCGGTGTCGGTCATAAACTGATCAACCACAACTACGAAATCGAGTTTTCTAAAGGCTTCTGTGTTTTTGTTAGTATCGGGGTTTTGGCTGATAGGATTACCCCTTTCAACCCATGCCATTTTCAATTCCGGATTTTTCGTAGCGAGCATGCTTTCGCCCAATATGGCAGTTGGAATACTTCTTCTGTTAGGAAAATCGCTTTCTGCCGATGGGAAATAGTTTTCCGGTTCCTTAAGCTCGTCGAATACATATGATTGCAGATTTGCGTAATGCCAGCAGGCTCCCTTTTTACCAATATTTCCGGTAATGGCCGATAAGGCAAGTATACATCTTGTAGTTTGACCACCGTTTGTATATCGCTGCATTCCAAAACCCGGAATAAGAGTCATGGGTTTTATTGTTCCGATAAGTTCGGCTAATTCTTCTATAAAGCTTACTGGAACACCACATTCAATACTCGCTTCCCCGATAGATAAATTCTCTATGCTTTTAGCGAATTCATCAAAGCCATGAACATGCTTTTTTACAAATTCGGAATCGTAATTTTTATTGTCGATAATAATTTTTGCTACAGCGAGAGCAAGTATAGCATCCGTTCCCGGAATAGGCTGAATCAACAAATCTGCTCTTTCGGATGAAGGAGTTCTACGGGGATCTATTACCACGAGTTTAGCTCCATTGTGCTGTGCTTTTTCTATCGGAATCATTTGATGCACGTTGCTTTCAACAGGATTTTTCCCCCAAACAACTATCAGCTTCGAATTTTCCAGATCCCAGGGAACATTGTGCTTGTTCTCTCCGAGGGTAAGTCGGCCGGCTTCCAAACCCGCAGGCCAGCATAGGTTTCCGTAAACAGTTGTTGCTCCGCCAAAGAGTTTCCAGAATTTAGAGGAGATATCGTTTAGTAAGCCCGACATTCCACTGGCGGCGTAATACAATATGGAGTGACTTCCGTAATTATCCTTAAAATAATTTAGTTTTTGGCTTATGGAATCAAAAGCTTCATCCCACGAAACACGAACATAATCGCCATTTACCTTTTTAAGAGGGTAGGTGATACGCTCATCAGAATTTGCCCGTTCAACATAGCTCAATCCTTTTAAACAAGGACCCTCGGGGGTTGACTTATTTAAACTTTGCGGATCTATCCTAACAACTTTGTCATCTTCAACATGAACTTTAAAAGAGCATGTGCTGTAACAGTTCCTCGGACAGGCTGTGTTGAATTGTTTCATAGCTTATTTTCTACAGAGAGCTAAATTGATTTACAAAGTTAATTTAATAGTAATACGAATTGAAGAAAAATGGGTTGCTATATTCTTTGATCTTTTATCCACGAAGAGCGTGACAGACTTTCCTCCCTTCGGCTACGCTCAGGGCATGCTTTTTTCTTTTAGCTTGCCGGCACCAACTTTTATTCCTAGCTGTTCATCGGCTAAGCCGAGACACAGTGTTCGCTGAATTTCATTTCGTCTTTCCTGCCTGACTGAGTCACGCAGGCAGATATCTTTTAGAGTTAATCGTTTATATTTTGGAATTTCATTCTTCAATAAATTCGATTGTCTTTTCTATCGACTTTTTAGAGTCATTTCCAATCCAAAATAGATGTCCCCATTCGTTTTGAAGGATTTCTATTTTAGAATTTTCAATCATAATATTCGCATGTTTCGGATGTTCTATTGAAACACTATTGTCATTCTCACTATGAATAATTAGAGTTCGGCATTTAATATTTGTAATTATCTTATCATTGGTGTTTTGGTCAATGTCATTTTGAAATCCTGTTTTAGAATTGTAGTGTTTCATTGTAGAAATCAACTCTTGAATGTCATCTTTTTTTAATTTGTGAACTGGGTTTTTTGAAAACTGTGTATAAAAACTCTTTGCTATCATATTTGGAAAAATCCTTGAAAAGAATCTAATCATTCCCCAAACAATTTTCTCAATTTTTGGATTGAACATCTTTTTAGCAGTTTTATATATTTTCCCTCGTTCATCAAGCCATTTTTTTGAAATAGCAGATGCTAAAATCAACTTGCTTACTTTGTTTGGATAATTACTTGCCAATTCAATTGCTGTCAATCCACCCGCAGAAATTCCATAAACAATTACGTTGTCTACTGATAAATGATTTAGTAATTCTACAATTAAGTCCGCTGCTTGTCCGGGAGTTTTATTATTATTCAAAGGTGTTTTTCCGTATCCTGGACGAGAAGGGGTTATCAATTGAAATTTATCTAAATCAAGTCCTTTATGGCAAAGAGTTTCATTGCAATTTGAATGTCCACCGTGCACAAATATTATTGGAATTCCTTTTCCTACTGAATTGTATTCAATTTCTCCAAGTCTTGTATTTAGAATTTTACTACTCATTATCTCGTTTATCCTGCTTGCATACTACGGTTTGAATATGGTGCGTTTGTCATTTTAACACCTCTAGCTTTCAGGTTGCTACTATATTTATTAATTGCTACAAACTTTAAAATTAGTACTTTTTGCCAAATGCATTATATTTTTGTTGCCCAATGTTATTGTTCTTCTAAAAGTTCAACAGTAACCAGATAGGCACAATGATCTGATGCTATGGAATCCCGGATAACCTCTGTTTTAAGTGTTTTCCATCTGTTTTTTGGATAAAACATCACATAGTCAAGCTTTTCAATAGGTTCATTAGATGGGAATGTAGCTTCAGGTTTGTCTTTGTTGTATGAAGCAAACCATATTTCCTCAAGAATATTAATAGGCGTACTCCCCGGGATAGCATTTAAGTCGCCTGCCAAAATAGTAGGGTATTTATTCAAAGAAAAAACTTCATTGATCTTTTTCGCTTGGATGATTCTATCCTTTTCGTTTTCCAAATGATCAAGATGGGTCCCGACAAATGCTATTGTGTCTTTTGAAGG comes from Bacteroidota bacterium and encodes:
- a CDS encoding serine O-acetyltransferase, which produces MSQFYGKLFENHRRIEENPHLEKVIELSDRLLKLLFPERCSKEYMMQRELELDFEELQIEFIHLVSKVKPFLKDSCEQIVEKFFSKIPDIYEEIKKDATAIANNDPAANDELEVIKTYPGFYAIAVYRLAHELHLLNVPYIPRVLTEGVHSKTGIDIHPGATIGSSFCIDHGTGIVIGETCKIGENVKVYQNVTLGALSVDKNMSDTKRHPTLGNNVIVYSGATILGGESVIGDNTIIGGNVWLTHGVPANVKVYNRSEVVIKE
- a CDS encoding outer membrane beta-barrel protein translates to MKNLSLLTVLLLTIGMGLLNAQTTQTNKGNVLIGVSSTLSIAGTGSDLMNIGFTSIKFKSDGQDDDSDTEKMTNINLLPKAGYFVSDNLAMGLNFNLAFSSSKNGDGDYKYTQTLFSTGPFIRYYIPTSKVLPYFELNSSFGSLKDKYEDDGGVEESKTGIMSFGGGVGIAAPLGDKVTLDFLAGYNSLTVKDKEDNEDNERMVIGTFGLKVGFTVMLGSN
- a CDS encoding 4Fe-4S dicluster domain-containing protein — protein: MGKNYFIFDENKCVGCEACVVACINENGLQEPENWRNINKSNANKIPGLGLFNFSMSCNHCEEAVCMDNCPAEAYSRSLLTGAIIHEADKCIGCQYCTWNCPYDAPKYSFAEGVVSKCNFCEQRLIQNEQPACVSTCPTGALDFSSGEVDKTTLHNNLHLPINTIPSIEIIELRDSKGPKMDMSLFDPIEEEQKVVKHKKDITAADEVPLLIFTSVIAIMIPLYASINFNEASLISKIAFIATAGIASVLSLMHLGQKLRFWRAILNIRKSWLSREIFLFATFSTSAFIDLFIYNIPDYIILIQGMLLLIAIDMLYRPVQRNNKIKIHSAQAVFVALSFYLLFAGLYNVLLVIMLLRLALFTILNLNKAKKNTAAIALRFTFVALAYVSLALSFHYMLSIALFAIGEFIARINFYNGLSKLDMKKILN
- a CDS encoding alpha/beta hydrolase — its product is MSSKILNTRLGEIEYNSVGKGIPIIFVHGGHSNCNETLCHKGLDLDKFQLITPSRPGYGKTPLNNNKTPGQAADLIVELLNHLSVDNVIVYGISAGGLTAIELASNYPNKVSKLILASAISKKWLDERGKIYKTAKKMFNPKIEKIVWGMIRFFSRIFPNMIAKSFYTQFSKNPVHKLKKDDIQELISTMKHYNSKTGFQNDIDQNTNDKIITNIKCRTLIIHSENDNSVSIEHPKHANIMIENSKIEILQNEWGHLFWIGNDSKKSIEKTIEFIEE
- a CDS encoding YjjG family noncanonical pyrimidine nucleotidase, with the protein product MPYRNVKHIFFDLDHTLWDFEKNSEEALGEIISQCREYCDFRFTIDEFLDVYKPLNVLMWKLYRENKITKNELRIRRFSDALDHFGISDLGVANHMAYAYVSISPRKTNLFPHAMEALEYLNERYKLHIITNGFEEIQFTKLKMSNIEVFFDEVITSEAIGVKKPDPLIFSYALEKTGAKPHESLMIGDNYEADILGALNSKMPAIYFNMDQKNELHANVRQITNLKELTSFL
- a CDS encoding molybdopterin-dependent oxidoreductase produces the protein MKQFNTACPRNCYSTCSFKVHVEDDKVVRIDPQSLNKSTPEGPCLKGLSYVERANSDERITYPLKKVNGDYVRVSWDEAFDSISQKLNYFKDNYGSHSILYYAASGMSGLLNDISSKFWKLFGGATTVYGNLCWPAGLEAGRLTLGENKHNVPWDLENSKLIVVWGKNPVESNVHQMIPIEKAQHNGAKLVVIDPRRTPSSERADLLIQPIPGTDAILALAVAKIIIDNKNYDSEFVKKHVHGFDEFAKSIENLSIGEASIECGVPVSFIEELAELIGTIKPMTLIPGFGMQRYTNGGQTTRCILALSAITGNIGKKGACWHYANLQSYVFDELKEPENYFPSAESDFPNRRSIPTAILGESMLATKNPELKMAWVERGNPISQNPDTNKNTEAFRKLDFVVVVDQFMTDTAREADIILPAKSMFEQSDIIGSYWNPYVQLKQKVVNPPDEVKPESEIYYELTRRLNFDSDVIEKNFPAPNDEAIDKWLNKYLDKYKDLSLEKLKQGPILAPGLEEIAFADLKFNTPSGKIELYSERSAKLWGVNPLPSYEALIEGQKSKKKQLYPLSLMSPNTKNRIHSQFGNLKSIRSLAPYPVATVSYRDAKERGIKHGDLIRVFNKRGELQIKAEIDNSIRPGNIVITNGYWNSEGGSPNLLSKGRETDMGHGTAFHDNMVEVEKVN